The nucleotide window TTTTGAAGAGCTGCATGCACGTATAGAAAGTCTGGCAAAACGACATCAGCCAAAAGATTCCACTATCTGTTTTCATCCGACACATCTCGCCGGTTTACAATCCGTCTGTTTAGACACCGAGGCAAAATCGTTACAAATCAATGAAACTGTCCAGCTGTTGACAGCCACGGAATTCCATCTGTTGGTTCCTCTGTTTAGCCACCCTAAACAAATATTTTCCAAACACGCTTTGCTTGAAAAAATCTCCGATAGCACACAGGAAAAAGATGAAAACCTCATCGAGGTCTATATCCGTCGTCTACGCGGTTATTTAGGTAAAGAGTCAATTCAAACCTTAAGGGGACAAGGCTATCGATTGACCTTGTCCGACACCGTTGAGGTCAACAAATGAAATCATTGCAACATCAGTTGTCTGTGTTGTTGGGATTGAGTGTCGCCGCAGTTTTCATCCTGTTTTGGTGGCTTTCATTTACGACCATCCATCAAGTTGCCGAGGAGTATGTACTTACACGTTTGAGCCATGATAGCGATGCGGTGGTCAAAAATTTGCATTTGAAGAATGGTCGATGGGTGTTGGACTTCGAACGGCTTGAGCCAATCTACTCTCAAGTGAATTCCGGGCATTATTTTGTGGTAAAGGTCGAGAAGCAAACCTTTTACTCTCCATCTTTAAACGGTTACCCGTTGTTTGTTCCAGAGTGGGATAGCCATAAATACACCGAGATGGTCTATGAAACTTTAGGTCCTTTAGTTACCGAAGGTAAGGATGTTAAGCGTTCAAAGTTATTGATTCAAGCCAGTCAGCAAAGTAAAAACAATCACCCGGTTACTATCTATATCGCCGAAGATCACTCGCCGATCCAGCAGAGCTTGAAGCGGTTTGATTGGTTGTTTGGTGGTTTTGCTTTGGTGACTCTGTTAATACTGTATTTTTTACAAAAATGGATATTACAGCGTACCTTCAAACAATTGTCCCCATTAGAGAAACAGCTCAAAGAGTTGGAGTTGACCCATCAGTTGAATATTGAGGATGTGCCATATCCTAAAGAGGTGGCGTCATTAATCGAGGCATTACGCCACGCTTTGACTCAAGCGGGCAAACAACTCAGGTCTTCACGTCAGTCTAATGCGAATTTATCACATGCATTGAAAACGCCGCTAAATTTAGCCTTTCAGCTATTGGAACAAATTAGAGAAGACACTTCGCCGGAAAAACTCAAATTGGTTGAACGTCAGGTTCAGCAACAGCTCAATAAAATCCACCAGCTGATTGAGAGGGAGTTGAAAAAAGCCCGAATCGCTTCCGACGCCCCTTTGTCGAACCGTTTTGATTGGCAAGCGGACATGGAAGAACTGATTCAATCCTTAAAGCAGCTTTATCAAGCTAAAAACCTGCAAATCGAATCGAGTTTGACCGACTTGCCTGGCTTGGTCATTGAAAAAGAAGACGGTTTTGAGTTATTCGGAAATCTCTTGGATAACGCTTGTAAATGGAGTAACAATCAAATTTGGATCGGTTTTGAAGCCGATGCAAAAAAGGTTGCTATTACGATTGAGGATGATGGGCCAGGCGTTTCCGAACAAGCGTTAACGGATATCCAGATACGAGGTTTCCGTGCCGATGAGGCCACTCCAGGGCATGGCATTGGTCTATCTATCGTTAAGGATTTGGTCGAGGCGTATTCTGCCGAAATTGAATTTGCACACTCTGCTTACGGAGGGCTCAAGGTATCGCTTATTTTTAATAATAAGTGATAATTTTTTTTCAATATTTATCCCAATTTTCAGTTTCGTTTCAGTTTCGTTTTCTAGAATCCATGTCATTATCGAATACTCTAGGAACACCTTATGAAAAACATTCATGCATATCGTCTTATTGGTCTGCTTTCAGCAGGCTTGGTATTCAGTTTCCCCGCACAAGCCAAAACCTATGCCGAGCTATTGCAAAACGTTCAGCAACAGCAACCAGAACAAGCTGCCTTACAATCCTATGGTGAATTGGAAACTACCGTGAGTCAGAGTGCGGACAGTTGGTTTGCGGGTAATGCGAATTTAGTGGTCGCCCATGAGAATGATGCTTTGACCGGTGATTTGCAAAAGCAAAAATGGCATATTGGT belongs to Thiomicrorhabdus immobilis and includes:
- a CDS encoding response regulator transcription factor, with the translated sequence MKLLLVEDEPLLVENLESRFKRLGYIVDSALDGEQGLYLALEHDYDLIILDLGLPKLPGLVVLEKIRQAQKTLPILVLTARNSWQERVEGLKKGADDYLGKPFHFEELHARIESLAKRHQPKDSTICFHPTHLAGLQSVCLDTEAKSLQINETVQLLTATEFHLLVPLFSHPKQIFSKHALLEKISDSTQEKDENLIEVYIRRLRGYLGKESIQTLRGQGYRLTLSDTVEVNK
- a CDS encoding ATP-binding protein, with the protein product MKSLQHQLSVLLGLSVAAVFILFWWLSFTTIHQVAEEYVLTRLSHDSDAVVKNLHLKNGRWVLDFERLEPIYSQVNSGHYFVVKVEKQTFYSPSLNGYPLFVPEWDSHKYTEMVYETLGPLVTEGKDVKRSKLLIQASQQSKNNHPVTIYIAEDHSPIQQSLKRFDWLFGGFALVTLLILYFLQKWILQRTFKQLSPLEKQLKELELTHQLNIEDVPYPKEVASLIEALRHALTQAGKQLRSSRQSNANLSHALKTPLNLAFQLLEQIREDTSPEKLKLVERQVQQQLNKIHQLIERELKKARIASDAPLSNRFDWQADMEELIQSLKQLYQAKNLQIESSLTDLPGLVIEKEDGFELFGNLLDNACKWSNNQIWIGFEADAKKVAITIEDDGPGVSEQALTDIQIRGFRADEATPGHGIGLSIVKDLVEAYSAEIEFAHSAYGGLKVSLIFNNK